The Sorangiineae bacterium MSr11367 genome window below encodes:
- a CDS encoding helix-turn-helix domain-containing protein — protein MHTIAILAFDGVVPSDLALPCDLFARVRLRDGRAPYDVRVCAATKDVRTGAFDLRARWGLRAVNTADTIFVPGVADPRHATPPAILRTLQRAARRGARVASICSGAFILAEAGLLDGLRATTHWLGAPELARRYPKIAVDPNVLFVDNGRILTSAGAAAGLDLCLHMVRCDHGSAVAADAARMAVMPLERTGGQAQFIAHEPPTPDAHGASLEPVLRWLERNDDASLTLEDISRRARMSVRTLCRRFREQTGTTPLQYLLRARVRRGQCLLETTDESIERIAYDVGFGSPTTFRTAFQRIVSTSPKAYRNAFRALTPPGR, from the coding sequence ATGCATACCATCGCCATCCTCGCCTTCGACGGCGTCGTGCCCAGCGATCTCGCGCTCCCGTGCGATCTCTTCGCGCGCGTTCGGCTGCGCGATGGACGAGCCCCCTACGACGTGCGCGTGTGCGCCGCCACCAAGGACGTTCGCACCGGTGCCTTCGACCTGCGCGCACGGTGGGGACTTCGCGCCGTGAACACGGCGGACACGATTTTCGTGCCGGGAGTGGCCGATCCGCGGCACGCTACCCCCCCCGCGATCCTTCGCACGCTGCAGCGTGCGGCCCGCCGTGGAGCGCGCGTGGCCTCGATCTGCTCGGGGGCGTTCATCCTGGCCGAGGCCGGACTGCTCGACGGACTGCGGGCCACGACGCATTGGTTGGGCGCACCCGAGCTCGCGCGACGTTATCCGAAGATCGCGGTCGACCCGAATGTGCTCTTCGTGGACAACGGCCGCATCCTCACCTCCGCGGGCGCCGCCGCCGGCCTCGATCTCTGCCTGCACATGGTGCGGTGCGATCATGGCTCGGCGGTGGCCGCCGATGCCGCGCGCATGGCGGTGATGCCGCTCGAACGCACCGGCGGGCAAGCGCAATTCATTGCCCACGAGCCCCCCACGCCCGACGCCCATGGCGCCTCCCTCGAGCCCGTGTTGCGCTGGCTCGAACGCAACGACGATGCATCGCTCACGCTGGAGGATATTTCACGCCGCGCGCGGATGAGCGTCCGCACCCTGTGCCGGCGCTTTCGGGAACAGACGGGAACGACGCCGTTGCAATACCTACTTCGCGCGCGCGTCCGCCGGGGCCAATGTTTGCTCGAGACGACGGACGAGTCCATCGAACGCATCGCCTACGACGTGGGCTTCGGCTCGCCAACGACGTTCCGAACCGCCTTTCAGCGGATCGTGAGCACGAGCCCCAAAGCCTATCGCAACGCATTTCGCGCCTTGACACCCCCGGGGCGGTGA
- a CDS encoding glycosyltransferase family 39 protein, with amino-acid sequence MSVAESAYARRERISMSREAIAAGCLAAGAFALLFWGVHRADPHYYYAPAVRSMSDSWHAFVYGALDPAGSITLDKMPGAFWLQALSARLFGYSNWSIALPQALLFGATVLMLFDTVRAWAGAKAGLGAGLVFALTPITIALGRINIPDTTLVFCQVCAARAMLRATHTGHLRPLLAAAVWLGLAFQVKMGQAFAVVPSFGLAYLVAAPGSLGKRITRGGAALVVMAGISLLWPLLLWLTPASARPYVDGSEHNSVWEMVFGYNGLGRFIQLGKNAPIMAALAGESSWDRLFGATLGPQIGWLVPFAALAFVVGIALRRGSPRTDARRAGWLLWGSWLLVHAVEFSTTSDIHPYYTATLAPAIAALTGAGFVALAEPWAAGARLGRGLPAAVAATGICAVSLSLREKEYLPWVWPAVAALTLVACVLLTLRQRPRVALPIAAAAMLFAPAHWAVAASGNPMKGLSTISPVAGPVRPLTSKTMAALHGFPAHVHIPVSVGDMHMSTPNTTLIAYVAAHHQGERYVFAVPTANTAAPYLRAGYSVLPMGGFTGSAAMPTVDELAAAIAAGHLRYVLTGGFHGKMGGPVARERQAWVQSHCEPVPPADYENPTEPTGPPGSPEVLFDCRNLRGH; translated from the coding sequence ATGTCTGTGGCCGAGAGCGCGTATGCACGGCGCGAACGCATTTCCATGTCGCGCGAGGCCATTGCGGCCGGGTGCCTGGCGGCGGGCGCGTTCGCGCTCCTGTTCTGGGGCGTCCATCGTGCGGATCCTCATTATTACTATGCGCCCGCCGTACGCAGCATGAGCGACAGCTGGCACGCCTTCGTGTACGGCGCGCTGGATCCGGCGGGAAGCATCACCCTCGATAAAATGCCAGGGGCCTTTTGGCTTCAAGCGCTCAGCGCACGACTGTTCGGTTATTCGAATTGGTCCATCGCACTTCCGCAAGCGCTGCTGTTCGGTGCGACGGTGTTGATGCTGTTCGACACCGTTCGCGCGTGGGCCGGCGCCAAGGCGGGGCTCGGTGCAGGGCTCGTCTTTGCGCTCACCCCCATCACGATCGCGTTGGGGCGCATCAACATCCCCGACACCACGCTGGTGTTTTGCCAAGTGTGTGCAGCACGCGCCATGCTGCGGGCCACCCATACGGGTCACCTGCGCCCGCTCCTCGCGGCGGCCGTTTGGCTCGGCCTCGCCTTCCAGGTGAAAATGGGCCAGGCCTTCGCCGTCGTGCCGAGCTTCGGCCTCGCGTACCTCGTCGCGGCGCCTGGCTCGCTGGGAAAGCGCATTACCCGCGGCGGTGCCGCACTCGTGGTGATGGCCGGCATCAGCCTGCTCTGGCCCCTGCTGCTCTGGCTCACCCCCGCGAGCGCGCGTCCCTACGTCGATGGGTCGGAGCACAACTCCGTTTGGGAAATGGTCTTCGGCTATAATGGATTGGGGCGTTTCATCCAACTAGGGAAGAACGCGCCCATCATGGCGGCGCTCGCCGGCGAATCGAGCTGGGATCGCCTGTTCGGCGCGACGCTAGGGCCGCAGATCGGCTGGCTCGTTCCGTTCGCGGCCCTGGCCTTCGTCGTGGGAATCGCATTGCGCCGGGGTAGCCCGCGCACCGATGCGCGCCGCGCAGGATGGCTGCTATGGGGCAGTTGGCTGCTCGTGCACGCCGTCGAGTTCTCCACCACGTCGGATATTCATCCTTATTATACCGCCACCCTGGCGCCGGCCATCGCGGCCCTCACCGGTGCGGGATTCGTCGCCCTGGCCGAGCCATGGGCGGCGGGCGCTCGACTGGGACGCGGGCTTCCCGCTGCCGTGGCCGCGACCGGCATTTGCGCCGTGTCCCTCTCCTTGCGCGAGAAAGAGTATCTGCCGTGGGTATGGCCCGCCGTCGCCGCGCTCACCCTCGTCGCGTGCGTACTTTTGACCCTTCGGCAGCGGCCACGGGTGGCGCTGCCCATCGCGGCCGCGGCGATGCTTTTCGCCCCGGCCCATTGGGCGGTTGCCGCATCGGGAAATCCGATGAAGGGCCTCTCGACGATCAGCCCGGTGGCCGGTCCGGTGCGTCCGCTGACCTCGAAGACCATGGCCGCACTGCATGGCTTTCCTGCGCACGTGCACATTCCCGTCAGCGTCGGGGATATGCATATGAGCACGCCGAATACGACCTTGATCGCCTACGTTGCGGCCCATCACCAAGGTGAACGCTACGTGTTCGCCGTCCCCACCGCCAACACCGCCGCACCCTATTTGCGGGCTGGGTACAGCGTGCTTCCCATGGGCGGATTCACCGGTTCGGCGGCCATGCCCACCGTGGACGAACTCGCCGCGGCCATCGCCGCGGGCCATCTGCGTTATGTGCTGACCGGCGGCTTTCACGGAAAAATGGGGGGCCCCGTCGCCCGTGAACGGCAGGCGTGGGTCCAGTCGCATTGCGAACCCGTCCCACCTGCCGACTACGAGAACCCCACAGAGCCCACCGGCCCGCCGGGCAGTCCAGAAGTGCTGTTCGACTGCCGCAACCTTCGAGGACACTGA
- a CDS encoding glycosyltransferase 87 family protein, translated as MPQLPPSLAWFARHGWGLAVGGTVLLATLIALHPYTMPMRYPLLDMVDLRTYRDGGQAILSGTPLYTLASGGYKLAFVYTPFAALVFVPLAWVPWWLVDLLAPMAQLLLFAWTIWVALRALGHLDGRQLRYATLGLAAVFLFLEPVLLTLCFGQINIALMALILWDLGIARTPRWQRWQGAAVGIAAGIKLTPGIFIIYLLCTRRPRAAVVATLALAGTVALGFLVAPADSLQWWTGTFAHASRIGEYGTCVNQSLSGLVTRLTHESRPAQLPWLLLCLATAGVGLTTAAAVHRAGHTLLGITLCGLTGTMVSPFSWTHHWVWLVPLAIVALHHAEEFPRTTRRALFGAFAVCTLAWPIGFVTGRHMPDMFGLFAIGSWHGLELVYHNTFILLYAVVLTWGRRWSFRAQPSVPAPA; from the coding sequence ATGCCGCAATTGCCGCCGTCCCTCGCGTGGTTCGCCCGCCATGGCTGGGGCCTCGCCGTGGGGGGCACCGTGCTCCTGGCCACGCTCATCGCGCTGCATCCGTACACGATGCCCATGCGCTATCCGCTTCTGGACATGGTCGATTTGCGGACCTACCGCGACGGTGGCCAGGCCATTCTTTCCGGCACCCCGCTCTACACCCTCGCGTCCGGCGGCTACAAACTCGCCTTCGTTTACACGCCCTTTGCGGCGCTCGTGTTCGTCCCCCTCGCGTGGGTACCCTGGTGGCTGGTCGATCTGCTCGCGCCCATGGCGCAGTTGCTCCTTTTCGCGTGGACCATCTGGGTCGCCCTGCGCGCGCTCGGTCACCTGGACGGGCGACAGCTTCGGTATGCCACCTTGGGCCTGGCCGCCGTATTCCTCTTTTTGGAGCCGGTGCTTTTGACCCTTTGCTTCGGGCAAATCAACATCGCGCTCATGGCCCTGATCCTTTGGGACCTCGGCATCGCGCGCACGCCCCGCTGGCAACGTTGGCAAGGAGCCGCGGTGGGCATCGCCGCAGGAATCAAGCTCACGCCGGGGATCTTCATCATCTATTTGCTATGCACCCGACGCCCGCGCGCCGCCGTGGTGGCCACCCTGGCCCTTGCAGGCACCGTCGCCCTCGGCTTTCTGGTAGCCCCCGCCGATTCCCTTCAATGGTGGACCGGCACCTTCGCCCATGCATCGCGGATTGGCGAATATGGAACGTGCGTCAATCAATCCTTGAGCGGATTGGTCACCCGACTCACCCACGAAAGCCGCCCCGCCCAGCTACCGTGGCTTCTTCTCTGCCTGGCCACCGCCGGCGTCGGACTCACCACTGCCGCGGCTGTGCATCGCGCGGGTCATACCCTGCTCGGCATCACGCTCTGCGGCTTGACGGGAACCATGGTATCGCCCTTTTCGTGGACGCATCATTGGGTGTGGCTCGTCCCCCTGGCGATCGTGGCCCTTCACCACGCGGAAGAATTCCCGCGCACGACCCGCAGGGCCCTCTTCGGAGCATTCGCCGTATGCACGCTGGCATGGCCGATCGGCTTCGTCACCGGCCGGCACATGCCCGACATGTTCGGGCTCTTTGCCATCGGCTCATGGCATGGGCTCGAACTCGTCTATCACAACACCTTCATTCTTCTATACGCGGTGGTCCTCACGTGGGGCCGACGTTGGTCTTTTCGAGCGCAGCCTTCAGTGCCCGCGCCAGCTTGA
- a CDS encoding SH3 domain-containing protein: protein MMKSLLSKSIFATAGTLFVMAPLFAGCAADSQDQPEDLATLDDDVTIDDGKDDLGPEGETPDDLDAFTSDESALDEAVIVGEKLAATSDLNLRSGPSATDSILEVVPEDADVTVEAAAPSGGWYQIKFGDKTGWGSGMFLSKHNAGSAPEEIGPEEQDADGTFDLSEVDSVSTMAAGGTNAVKRAQEWVKAKIPYCGGTNGGHDYICGGTCRRPHNKWDKYRSDCSGLVSWSWGLKAPGLTTSGFAPYAGKKSYVIKPSKLAPGDALNNSSHIFLFAGWSNKAKGLATIIQESGCGKVAQKVRTTLKVTGSKKDRFLSSRSGKVFFPIRKR from the coding sequence ATGATGAAATCCCTCCTCTCCAAATCCATTTTTGCAACGGCAGGTACCCTCTTCGTCATGGCGCCGCTCTTCGCGGGATGCGCCGCGGATAGCCAGGACCAACCCGAAGACCTGGCCACGCTCGACGACGACGTCACCATCGACGACGGAAAGGACGATCTCGGCCCGGAGGGCGAAACGCCGGACGACTTGGATGCGTTCACCAGCGACGAATCTGCGCTCGACGAAGCCGTGATCGTGGGTGAAAAGTTGGCGGCGACTTCGGACCTCAATCTGCGCAGTGGTCCTTCCGCCACGGATTCCATTCTCGAGGTGGTCCCGGAAGACGCCGACGTGACCGTCGAAGCGGCGGCCCCCTCGGGTGGCTGGTACCAGATCAAATTCGGAGACAAGACGGGGTGGGGCTCCGGCATGTTCCTGTCGAAGCACAACGCCGGCTCCGCGCCCGAGGAGATTGGACCCGAGGAGCAGGACGCCGACGGCACGTTCGATCTCTCGGAGGTGGATTCCGTGTCCACGATGGCCGCCGGTGGAACCAATGCCGTCAAGCGCGCGCAGGAGTGGGTCAAGGCCAAAATCCCATACTGCGGCGGCACCAACGGCGGGCACGATTACATCTGCGGAGGCACGTGCCGTCGGCCGCACAACAAATGGGACAAATACCGATCCGATTGCTCGGGCCTCGTCTCATGGTCATGGGGACTCAAGGCGCCGGGACTCACCACGAGCGGCTTTGCCCCGTACGCCGGCAAAAAGAGCTACGTGATCAAGCCGAGCAAACTCGCCCCCGGTGATGCGCTGAACAACAGCTCCCACATTTTCCTTTTCGCCGGATGGTCCAACAAGGCCAAAGGCCTCGCCACGATCATCCAAGAATCGGGTTGCGGAAAGGTCGCGCAGAAGGTTCGAACGACCTTGAAGGTCACCGGATCGAAGAAGGATCGATTCCTCTCTTCGCGAAGTGGCAAAGTGTTTTTCCCCATTCGTAAACGCTGA
- a CDS encoding sugar ABC transporter substrate-binding protein: MRALAAFTFAALALIACNKDKGNATATAATSEPVKPTPELTFALVSHANAGDKYWDVVKTGEEQAGKDLGIKVTYQGSGNPQKQAQLIDAAVSQKVDGLIVSMANPEALKSSIEAAIRAGIPVITIDSGVEKSAEYGALTHIGQMEKIAGQAAGERLAKKGLKRVLCVIHEAGNVGLEERCAGAKQGLGKLEHLQVSISDLTAATATIAAKLQADTTIDGVLTLNNAVATAAVNAAERAKRPTVTLATFDIDANVLSSISQGKIFFAIDQQPFLQGYLPVSFLKLYKMNGTTVGGGQPVLTGPGFIDKANVEQVQKFVQQGTR, translated from the coding sequence GTGAGGGCCCTCGCCGCGTTCACATTTGCCGCCCTCGCGCTCATCGCCTGCAACAAGGACAAAGGAAACGCGACGGCGACGGCGGCCACCAGCGAACCGGTGAAGCCCACCCCGGAATTGACCTTTGCATTGGTGTCGCATGCCAATGCCGGTGACAAATATTGGGATGTCGTGAAGACCGGCGAGGAGCAGGCCGGCAAAGATCTCGGCATCAAGGTGACGTACCAGGGCTCGGGCAATCCGCAGAAGCAGGCACAACTCATCGATGCGGCCGTGAGCCAGAAGGTCGATGGCCTCATCGTCTCCATGGCCAATCCGGAGGCGCTGAAGTCGTCCATCGAGGCAGCGATCCGCGCGGGCATTCCGGTCATCACCATCGACTCGGGGGTCGAAAAATCGGCCGAGTATGGCGCGCTCACGCACATCGGGCAGATGGAAAAGATCGCAGGGCAGGCGGCCGGCGAGCGGCTGGCCAAAAAAGGCCTCAAACGCGTCCTCTGCGTGATTCACGAGGCGGGCAACGTCGGACTCGAGGAGCGCTGCGCCGGGGCCAAGCAGGGTCTCGGTAAGCTCGAGCATTTGCAAGTCTCCATCAGCGACCTGACCGCGGCCACCGCCACCATCGCCGCCAAGCTGCAGGCCGATACCACCATCGATGGCGTGCTCACGCTCAACAACGCCGTGGCCACCGCCGCCGTCAACGCCGCCGAACGAGCCAAGCGCCCCACGGTGACCTTGGCGACGTTCGACATCGACGCAAACGTCCTTTCGAGCATCTCCCAGGGCAAAATCTTCTTTGCCATCGACCAGCAGCCCTTCTTGCAAGGCTACCTGCCCGTGTCGTTCCTCAAACTGTACAAAATGAACGGCACCACCGTGGGCGGCGGCCAACCCGTGTTGACCGGCCCCGGCTTCATCGACAAAGCCAACGTCGAGCAAGTTCAGAAATTCGTGCAACAAGGCACACGCTAA
- a CDS encoding Gfo/Idh/MocA family oxidoreductase: MRIGLAGVGLIGSFHAKTLRQLSAIDTLVIADANAERARQIAGEVGARAADRVDDLFREKLDGLVIAAATDAHPGLIVQAVEAGIPVFCEKPVAPTLGETLTVLEHVEKTRVPVQIGFQRRFDAGYIAAREAIQSGRLGWIHTLRACTLDEAPPPPSYVPTSGGIFRDCSIHDFDVLRWVTGRDVVSVYATGANRGDDYIRDAGDFDTAAVLLTFDDGTLAAVSASMYNTMGYDVRLEALGSKQSIAVGLDERTPLRSVEPEARFPAGSPYPGFIERFRKAYERELAVFLDVAARRIETPCSAADGLAAFLVAEACERSRREGRPVQMSEVQP, translated from the coding sequence ATGCGAATCGGACTTGCCGGTGTTGGGCTCATTGGTTCCTTTCACGCCAAGACGCTTCGGCAGCTCTCGGCCATCGATACACTGGTCATCGCCGACGCCAACGCCGAGCGCGCGCGTCAGATTGCGGGTGAGGTCGGTGCTCGCGCAGCCGATCGCGTCGACGATCTGTTCCGCGAAAAGCTCGACGGCCTGGTCATCGCAGCCGCGACGGATGCGCACCCGGGGCTCATCGTGCAGGCCGTGGAGGCGGGTATTCCGGTCTTCTGCGAGAAACCGGTGGCGCCAACCTTGGGGGAGACGCTCACCGTGCTCGAGCACGTCGAAAAAACACGCGTGCCGGTGCAAATTGGATTTCAACGCCGCTTCGACGCCGGATACATCGCCGCACGCGAGGCCATTCAAAGCGGACGCCTGGGCTGGATTCACACTTTGCGGGCGTGCACCTTGGACGAAGCGCCACCGCCGCCATCGTACGTGCCGACCTCGGGGGGCATCTTCCGCGATTGCAGCATTCACGATTTCGACGTTCTTCGCTGGGTCACCGGCCGTGACGTCGTAAGCGTGTACGCCACGGGGGCCAACCGCGGAGACGACTACATCCGTGACGCGGGCGACTTCGACACGGCCGCCGTCCTGCTCACCTTCGACGACGGTACCCTCGCCGCGGTCTCGGCCAGCATGTACAACACCATGGGTTACGACGTCCGGCTGGAAGCCTTGGGCTCCAAGCAGAGCATCGCGGTTGGGCTCGACGAGCGCACGCCCCTCCGTTCCGTCGAACCCGAGGCGCGCTTTCCGGCGGGCAGCCCGTACCCGGGATTCATCGAGCGATTTCGCAAAGCCTACGAGCGCGAGCTCGCCGTGTTCCTCGACGTCGCGGCGCGACGGATCGAGACACCGTGTTCGGCGGCCGACGGCTTGGCCGCGTTCCTCGTGGCCGAAGCGTGCGAGCGCTCGCGCCGCGAGGGTCGCCCCGTGCAAATGTCCGAGGTGCAGCCGTGA
- a CDS encoding DUF3817 domain-containing protein has translation MNTLAWFRAVAFLEGLSLLALLFVAMPLKYLAGMAWIVRIVGSAHGLLFLMFVAMLFQVALERRWALSKGLLAFASSLVPFGTFFLDRALRRERDR, from the coding sequence ATGAACACGCTCGCATGGTTTCGCGCCGTGGCATTCCTCGAGGGGCTCTCGCTGTTGGCGCTCTTGTTCGTGGCGATGCCGTTGAAGTACCTCGCCGGCATGGCCTGGATCGTCCGCATCGTGGGAAGCGCCCACGGTCTGCTCTTTCTGATGTTCGTGGCGATGCTCTTTCAAGTCGCACTGGAGCGACGGTGGGCGTTGTCCAAGGGACTGCTCGCATTCGCGTCCAGCCTCGTGCCCTTTGGCACGTTCTTCCTGGACCGCGCGTTGCGTCGTGAGCGCGACCGATAG
- a CDS encoding pyridoxal phosphate-dependent aminotransferase, translating to MTALPDFRLETHFSRWEFAARYHLTASDAESMSMAELLDWADDEDREAWSTLRLGYTQTHGDPRLRELIASTYDGVAPEQILCFAGAEEGLYLAMQVLLARGDHAVVVTPNYQAAETVPLSQCEVTGVALEADRDFALDIARIEAALLPNTKLVSVNFPNNPTGKVIPKADFERLAALCDARDIHLFSDEVYRGLERDPSRMLPQAADLSPRALSLNVLSKALGLPGLRIGWIACRDRTVISRLERAKHYTSICNAAPSEILARIALKSREKILKRNRAIVAENLPRFEAFFARYPSLFEWAPPDGGCVGFPRYLGNDGVEAFCEALVEEAGVLLLPSSIYRSELTPTPSDRFRIGVGRRGAEEALEAFGQWLQKRPANSTHI from the coding sequence ATGACCGCACTTCCCGATTTCCGACTCGAAACGCACTTCTCACGCTGGGAATTCGCCGCCCGCTACCATTTGACCGCGTCCGATGCGGAAAGCATGTCCATGGCGGAACTGCTCGATTGGGCCGACGACGAGGACCGCGAGGCATGGTCGACCCTGCGTCTCGGCTACACGCAGACCCATGGTGATCCACGCCTGCGCGAGCTGATTGCCTCGACGTACGACGGCGTCGCGCCCGAGCAGATCCTCTGTTTTGCGGGGGCGGAAGAAGGCCTCTACCTCGCCATGCAGGTCCTGCTCGCACGCGGAGATCACGCCGTGGTGGTCACTCCGAATTACCAGGCCGCGGAGACCGTACCGCTGTCCCAGTGCGAAGTCACCGGCGTCGCGCTCGAGGCCGACCGCGATTTCGCATTGGACATCGCCCGCATCGAAGCCGCGCTTTTGCCGAATACCAAGCTCGTCTCGGTCAATTTTCCAAACAACCCAACGGGCAAGGTCATCCCCAAAGCCGATTTCGAGCGCCTCGCCGCCTTGTGCGATGCGCGCGACATTCACCTCTTCAGCGACGAAGTCTACCGCGGGCTCGAACGCGATCCTTCGCGCATGCTTCCCCAGGCAGCCGACCTTTCACCGCGCGCGCTCTCGCTGAACGTCCTGTCGAAGGCCCTCGGCCTGCCAGGTTTGCGCATCGGGTGGATTGCGTGCCGCGACCGCACGGTCATCTCCCGGCTCGAGCGCGCCAAGCACTATACGTCCATTTGCAATGCGGCGCCGAGCGAGATCCTGGCCCGGATTGCCCTCAAATCGCGCGAGAAAATCTTGAAGCGCAATCGAGCCATCGTCGCCGAAAACCTGCCGCGCTTCGAAGCGTTCTTCGCGCGATATCCCTCCCTCTTCGAGTGGGCGCCGCCCGATGGCGGCTGCGTAGGCTTTCCCCGCTACCTCGGAAACGACGGCGTCGAAGCCTTTTGCGAAGCGCTGGTCGAAGAGGCGGGTGTGCTCTTGCTACCTTCCAGCATCTACCGATCGGAGCTCACGCCCACCCCGTCGGACCGCTTCCGCATCGGCGTCGGACGGCGCGGCGCCGAAGAAGCGCTGGAAGCGTTTGGGCAGTGGTTGCAAAAGCGCCCCGCGAACTCGACACACATATAA
- a CDS encoding helix-turn-helix domain-containing protein has product MGRAREKALVRQWSPVCRAIVRLLGPHAEVVVHDRKSDTVLGIWGSLSGREAGEPSLLGELDTLTPSEPDVYGPYEKLLAGGRRLSSVSAMLDDVVLCINFERTSFEEAARVLAAFAAPAAAAPEPLVERDWVEWVGQTIDACVRESGRAVERLTREDRLAVLTALEERGVFRVRKAVPLVARALRVSRSTLYTLLTETKRTEP; this is encoded by the coding sequence ATGGGTCGTGCTCGGGAAAAAGCCTTGGTTCGGCAGTGGTCGCCGGTTTGCCGGGCGATCGTGCGTCTTTTGGGGCCGCACGCGGAGGTGGTGGTGCACGATCGGAAGAGCGACACGGTGCTCGGCATCTGGGGCTCGCTGTCCGGGCGCGAAGCGGGCGAGCCTTCCCTGCTGGGCGAGCTCGACACGCTCACGCCGTCGGAGCCCGATGTGTACGGGCCGTACGAAAAGCTGCTCGCGGGCGGGCGCCGGTTGTCGTCGGTGAGTGCCATGTTGGACGACGTGGTGCTTTGCATCAATTTCGAGCGAACGTCGTTCGAGGAGGCCGCGCGCGTGCTGGCCGCGTTTGCAGCCCCCGCGGCGGCGGCGCCGGAGCCGCTGGTCGAACGCGATTGGGTCGAGTGGGTCGGACAGACCATCGATGCCTGCGTGCGCGAAAGCGGCCGCGCCGTCGAACGTCTCACGCGCGAAGACCGCCTCGCCGTGCTCACGGCCCTGGAAGAGCGGGGCGTTTTCCGAGTGCGCAAGGCCGTGCCCCTCGTTGCGCGCGCGCTGCGCGTCTCGCGCTCGACGCTTTATACCTTGCTCACGGAGACCAAAAGGACCGAGCCATGA